In Strix aluco isolate bStrAlu1 chromosome Z, bStrAlu1.hap1, whole genome shotgun sequence, the sequence atcaactgtcccaggggtggaaacacagccccaccatttgccatggactgatccagactgcactggaacaaggtgaagccccagaacacctgcaatacattgatgacatggGGTAACTATCagaaatgagaagcaatatgccctgtttactgatgggtcctgtcacattgtgagGAAACActgaaggtggaaggcagctgtgtggagccccacacgacagGTCACAGAAGCCActgaaggtgaatcgagtcagtttgcagaggtgaaattGGCTGTGTAgggtttggctgccagctgggttaaAACCACAACAGGCTTCCATGAGTATTTAGATCTTTAATGTTCCCTAGCACAGCATCTACAGCACAAGTTGCCCAATAATAAGGGTCTGAAAGACAGAGTTAGATCTAGGTATCTCACTTTCAGGCCAAATGCAGTAatcattaaaataccataaaacatTTTGTACTGACTCAATGCTCTAACCCACTCTAGAAAACATAGGCAATGGATATTATTGTTAAGAAAGTTTAGGTGTTGCTCTTCCTCATATTTTGACTCCCTTGAGTGAAGCTGTATGGCAGGCTGCTCAGGTGGAAGCAGTTCTGTGtccaagcaaagaaaaatgaaacacaaacatgaaCAGCATTTTCAAGTAGCTGTAAACATAGGCACTTCGAGGTTTAGGCAATTCTTAGGTAGGATTGTACACCTAAAATCTGCTCAACTCAAAAGTATCAGTCTGTCTTGAACCTGTACCCTATCACAGTACAAGATATGAACTGGATATCCCAGAATCCAGTTACAAAGTTTTGACATGTTTAACATAGCTCCTAATAGCAAATGGTAAATTTTGCTACAGACTTCAACATGATAGATTGCTTATATTCCACAAAAGGTTTGCATATGTGTTTGTTAACTTTCCAATGGGAGTTTTATTAGAATGAATGGAGGCTTTACGATTCTTGTCAACCGTCAGTCTTTGAATTTCCTGTTTTAGTTCATGTAGGCATTAATTACCACATAATATATTAACATAGTTCTTGGAACTGTTAGGAAGTGGTGCTTTATGTCAAGGATGAAATGGCCATAATTGTAGAAGAACAAAACCTAGGCAGAAAGAAAGGTCTTCAAAAAATCAatagcttttgtttattttgagctTGCTCACAGTGATCCTGCCAAAAGGATGTGTAACTGTGTTTCACAGTCTATGACCAGATCAATTTTAGAAGACAATTTTGAAGGAGCAATCTCTTTTAGCTTCTCATTGCCCATTCTTTACTTTCTCTGGACTCAAACAGTATTTCGTATTAGCACTTACTGATTAATGTATGTAGGGAGAAAGTGTTATGCAAAGTATACATTTATTTAAAGGATAACATAATAGAAAATCTCACTTATATTTCCAAATTTGATTTAACCATTCTGACATTAGTCGTATTTAAGTGCAAATCTTTTTACCCAAAGACTTGCAAACTGAAGTTTATCATATCCTAGTGTAAAGGATTCCAAACATAACTAATCTCAACTGAACTAAGAAAAAGAGTGAAGAATCAGTTAAACTTGCATGGTTTAGTACTAATAAACTTGAGATAGAACAGCGTATTTTTTCCCACATGGTCCATTTAATAATTTGAAGCACTGATAGTTGCAGATAGATTTCTTAAAAACATATATagatctcattttaaaacaacagcatTGCAAAGCATAAATAAACTTGATTTGAAAGTAAAATCATCTTCTCTGCAGCAGTGAACACAAAAATAGGCCAGCATCTCAGTCACTACTAGAACTGTCTGAACTGTCAGAAGACGAAGTTTTTTCCTTTCgtctcttcttcttctcctttttatgatgttttcctttcttagatttattctttttttctttttccctttcttttttgtgtgatttttgtttttttgactTTGGCCCATCCTCTTCAGCTGCACTTGATGAGGAAgatctagtaaaaaaaaaaatacatatatatctatatatatacagATTGATATgtacttaaagaagaaaaattccacAGTAATAATGTGGGgcttttaatttcagtatttcaatgtCACAAATCAAATTTGGTGTAGAATTCATACGGTAGCATCCACTGGAAAGCTTATGATCTCAGTCTGCATGTTCAACTGAATGATGACTTTTCTAATTAGACTATTGTGCTAGAAAAGCAGTACGTTTATAATACAGATTAACAATGGAATAGGCAAGTTGGGTGTTTTTCAACCTTCAATAAGAACAAGACTAAGAGTACAGACTGACAGAAAACTGAAGGTACAACAGTAATGTGgtagtgtcagctctgtgcaacTGCACGAGATTCAATAtattaagagtcaaatcatgtgttactggtaaatgattaagaggcaagtagGCATTGGCCTgttagccctgcacagctgtgggagattcaatacttaagagccaaatcgacatCACCCGGTCAGCTCAGTTAGAGCTCAGCCAGAGAGTGCAGCTCAGTTAGAGCACTCAAGCGAGATAGCTCTGCGCAGgagagctcggtgaaggtggagagctctgctcaggagctctgtcccgtgctggcttggagaagcgccagctctacTCTGCGCCagcccggagaagcagcaaggtttggaggggAACAGGCCTCTCAAGAGAGATACCAGGTTGTGCTAGTGTGGCGAAGAAAATGgtagcaccgagactgcctgtgtggtatggaactttttctgggagagagggtagatgactgtctagttgctgacttgtttattatgaagtaagagcttggatgagagtaaaagtatgtattattgtatgagtatgtattaatgtaagaagagaaaaagagagacctaaagaaaataaacagcccctgccctgcagaaagaaagaaagagcactgtgacgtgtgaattattttggccgctacaacttattacaatttaaagcaacttattaaaatttaatacacaGTAAGACAGAGCTTTCAGCTTTTAAAGTATCACAAGATCAATAACAATGCTACAGTAATGCCTTCAAACAAATCTCAATGTATTTCTCTCATGCAAAAATCTACAAGAAATGGGTATGACAAATTTGGATGCTCTGGCAGCTGGTAATATCACTCTCTAACCAGCAGTGATGAGTGATTACATATATACAAGAATTAAAGGACAATAAAAGTCACGATTATTATACTCAAGAGGACAGTTTTGTGCTATCGTTTACATGATTAGTTATTAATTGCATGTAAAGACTACAGCCAGCAGACTGAATCTTTTCTACTGTCTTCACACTATGTAAataaggaaggggaaaaatatcAATACAAGCAGTGTtaaatcctttttatttctgaaaaatatcttATTGTGGCCTCCAAATATAGTATACATTTCCTAGCTCTCAGTGCAGTTCCTGGGATACTGTCTTGTCAATGGTCCTAATGACTAATGAGTCTACTGttgcatctaaaaaaaaaaaaaaaatctatcagcaGGCCAAAACTCAGATTCACAATAAATTTGGGTATTacaacattttcctttgaaagtgGAAGTCTTAAtagctcaggagcaggctgtccccaggtgctgtaagagaagccggcagcagagaagactaccctggctgaacagggagctttggctgcaactcagggagaaaaggaaagtttacagcctttggaagaaggggctagccactcacagtgattacagagatgctgtgaggctgtgcagggcggaaatcaggaggtctaaagcccagctggaaatcaatctggcttcagcaatcaaggacaacaagaaatgtttctataagtatgtcaacagcacaAGAAAGACCAGGGTgagcctccatcccctactagacgcaggaggaaacatggtaacaagtgatgaggagaaggctgaagtccttaatgcttTCTtagcctcagtctttaataacaagactagtcgtactgagggaatccagcctcctcagccagaagacagagactgggagaacaaccccctcgcattccaggaggagacagtcattgacctactgcatcacatagacatacacaagtctatgggaccagacgggatacacccgagggtgctgaaggagctggctggggtgctcaccaagccactttccatcatttaccagcaattctggctgaccagggaggtcccgacagactggaaactggccagtgtgacacccatctataagaagggtcagaaggatgatctaggaaattacaggcctgtcagcttgacttcggtgcccaggaagctgatggagcagctcatcctgagtaccatcatacaacacatgcgggacaaccaggggatcaggcccagtcagcaggggtttatgaaaggcaggtcctgcttgacaaacctgatctccttctacgacagggcaacctgcttactggatgagggaaaggctgtggatgttgtttaccttgactttagtaaggcctttgacaccatttcctacagcattcttCCGGTGacactggctgctcgtggcttggatgggcacacgctttgctgataaaaaactggctggatggccgggcccaaagagttgtggtgaacagagttaaatccagttggcggccggtcacaagtggtgtcccccagggcttggttttggggccactcctgtttaacatctttattgatgatctagacgaggggatcgagtgcaccctcagtaagtttgcagatgacaccaagttgggtgggagtgttgatctgctcgagggtagggaggctctgcagagagacctggacaggctggagcgatgggctgaggccaactgtaggagtttcaataaggccaaatgccgggtgctgcacttgggccacaacaacccccagcagcgctacaggcttggggaggagtggctggagagctgccagtcagagagggacctgggggtgttgattgacagccggctgaacaggagccagcagtgtgcccaggtggccaagaaggccaatggcatcctggcttctgtcagaaatagcgtggccagcagggacagggaagggatcttgcccctggactcggcactggtgaggccgcacctcgatgactgtgttcagttttgggcccctcactacaaaaaggacattgaattactcgagcgtgtccagagaagggcaatgaagctggtgaagggtctggagcacaggtcgtacgaggagcggctgagggaactggggttgtttagtctggagaagaggaagctgaggggagacctcattgccctctacaactacctgaaaggaggttgcagagagctggggatgagtctctaaccaagtaataagcgacaggacaagaggtaatggcttcaagttgcaccagggaaggttcagactggatattaggaagcatttctttacagaatgggtcgTTAGGCATTGGAATtcgctgcccagggcagtggtggagtccccatccctggaggtgtttaagagtcgggttgacatagcgcttagggatatggtgtagttgagaacagtcagtgttaggttaatggttggactagatgatctttcaaggtcttttccaacctagatgattctgtgattctggagtAACACTTGTTTTAGGCTTCTACAGTAACAGGAAGATTAAAACTCAACACATGCTAAGTAAAACTATAGAAGTCTTCCTTTTGATAGTTACGTTACTcaccgtgtgtgtgtgtctacacaagcatgtgtgcacacacagaattTTATGGTCTCTGAACTGCAGGGAGGCTTCTTCATGCAAGCTAAGCTGGGGACCAGTCCTATAATCCTTCTGACCTCTTGTTCTTTTCCCCACATCTTGTGTATATTTTTGGATAGTCAGAGGGAGCACTGCTTTCTCAGACCTGCAGACCTCCAGCTTGCTACAGCTTTCTAGACCTCCGTGGTCCTAACTCCATAGCAGAAAGCCTGTGGCTTTACCATTACTCAAAGAACAAACAAGTTCTCACTGGAAAACAGGAAGCTTTTCAAACCAAAGATGTACTTGCAAATAAAATTGCATGAAAAGAAGCAATGTTTTCTGAGAAACAACACACAAATCAGAAACTTTCTAAAGTTCTGTTTTGGAATTAAAATAGGTGTGTGATAGAGTTACCTTTTTCTTGGtctctttaattttgttttttctttgctttttcttttttgtttctttttttcttcctcctcatttaaATCTATggataaaaaaattacagtttacaAAACACTTGTCTGAATTAAGATCAGCATTAAAAGCGTGGCTTCAATAACCAAAGTTACTACAGCAACAACAATATAAAGTTACTATAAAATTGTTGTTAAAAGTTTTCCCTCCTCCAAATTCTTGTCTAGTACAGTAATTTCAGACATATTCTGCAGCATAGCAGAACTATTTATACAACTTACATTCTAATGACTTTGATCTAAGCACTAAGAATGAAGGAAGGCCCACAAAACATAGCAGAAACTTTTGACTCTTCCTATATGTTAACATCcgttcttctgtatttttaaagacttgCCCAAGTGTGAAAACAGATCATTTAACTAGAAcgtacaaaaaaaaagaatcttccCTTAGGCttacctgaattattttcacacaTCCTCATTTTACACTTCACAAATAGCTATGCCATAAATAAGGTAAGTTTCAGTTAACTGTCAATATACCACCTACAAAGATTGGCAGCAGAGTTACCTCTCATCTGGTCATGTTTGTTTCCTGCCCTAACACTGTATAGTATTGTATAGTATCTTCACATTTCACTTACAAGCAATAATTTTATCACATTGGATGAAATTTCTGACCTTAAGTCTTTTCTATGCCTgttcaaaaagtattttttaattctctgaaaTGCAAATCCACTACATAACTACACATTACAATGTCAGCTAACAGGAAAACACTGACTTTACAATTTATCCTTAAAACAGATAGCTGATTTTGAGCATTTCATCTTATTTCTATCACATACCATTCCACAGAGTCTGCATGCTAGTGCAGTTATTCATTTGCTACCCCAAATAGAAATTACTGGTCTGTATGTTCTGGAGCAACATATGACAGAATTCAATGAGTTACAAAAAGCAAATTACTTTTGGAGCAATTAAAAACCATGAATAAGAATGTGTGAACAAGTACTCagtatttttttgagaaagaggTGCAAAAATTAAGTGCAAACTGCAAAAATCTTGAGAAGATGAGGCCACTTGAAAATGGCAAAATCCTGCCTAGATTATTGACAGTTAAAGATACCCATCTCCTCACAGTACACACAGCAGCCACAATTTGAGAAAGAACATATAATGAACAGGGATATTCCAAGATCAAGTAAACAGCTGTTTTTCCTGCAGATATCCATCTCCAATCAGTTTAGGGCCAAAAACATCCCTTACATTCAAAAGTACATAATGAGTGGGAACAGGTTTTTCCAGAGACTTGTTCCAAGAAAGGATTGTTGCGGTACCAATTCAGCACTCCTGACAAGcagactttttcttttgaagtgttCCAGCAAGTTACAGGGCACAATCTATCCCTTCTCCTTCCTAATGAGCATCCTTAGTAGGAACTGAATGTTAAGTCTGGAATGTGAGACCAACAGAACAAAACAGGACATTTcaagaggcagaggggaagaaCATTAATTCATTTAAAGTTTGCTATGGTGGAACAATCTCCCCTTCTTAATTAGGAGAACAGCCTCTTTGAAGTCCAAATTCAAATGAGCTCACGTATCTGCTAAATAACTCATCTATTCTCTCTCTGACAAACAGTTGATGCTCAGACCATCCAAACAGAGAACAGTACTTCTCCAAATATGAATGTTTAAATTCAATTCACTAGCTGTTTCAGTCAAAACACAACTTAGAAACTGGAGAGAAATTCAGCTGTCATATTTGTCATCAGTTTTAAGAGTTACTATCAACTTTAAGATGTTTAAACTACATGCCATAATCAAAAGATTAGCTCAGAACATCCATGTCATTTTCTCCTAAGCAGCTTCTTAGTAACAGTCTTAACGATCTTTTGTATTTAGAAGCCTTTTTTGAGATGTTCCAAGTGGGTACATTATTAATTTCCTACAACAGGaattagtaataataaaaaaagatgtgggTGTATCAAATCTCTGAAGTCTGAACACACGAACTAAAAGACCTGCTTTTAAAGCACAGGCTTGAAGAACTAGTAGTAGTTATCACAAAGGATAAAATGAGAATTCCAGTACTTCAAAAGACCATTATCCAATTtattctttaagagaaaaaaaccccaacaccttaCTCTTTTTTTCACGCATGGCTTGCAATCTCTGTAGTTCTTCTTCCTCACTGTCTTCACTGCTAGTGCTGCTAACATCTAAAACAATATCTCTTTGAGGATCTACTCGGAGGAAGTTTCGACATTCAAATGTCAGATGACCAgctgaacaaaacaaacattcagaattaaaaattacaatttaCCAAAAAATATCAGAAACTAAAGAACATCCATTTCAGTATTATTCAGTTCTGAGAAGTGAAAAAAAGGCTAGGCTGCAATCTGTGAATGAGGAGGGAGAAGGCTTACTTGACAAAGCCTCAAAGAGGTTGTGCAGTATTATTCCCTTTAATAGTGCTTTATGACCCCTCTTTTACTTCCGTTAAAGATTTTGTCCAACctttactttctatttttttaatgatctctCATCCTTCCTGAAGGAACTACCTAAAAGCatgaagtgaaatatttaaaaatcaacagcAAGTGTGCTATATTGCTCTTTTTGTCTCCCTCTAGTGAAACAGAATCCTATTCATTTATGAGACATAATCTTTAACCAGCCAAGCTACTACTTGACTAGTATTTTTAGCTTTCTAAGTTACACTGCAATAATCACGACCAGAGTTAGAAACCTTGTGCTGAACACACCTATtggaataataaagaaaaatagaacaaATTGAATATATGTTTTGGGAGAAACTATGCTAAAGATGCAGGAATTCAAGTAGCAATTGAAATAAATCATACAAAATACCTACATCTTGAAGACAGAGCTTTTAGGACAGAAATACAGGTCCGATATGATTTGACaagtttccttctcttccagaaagCTTCTGATACTTACTGCATGTAGAAATGAAGCACTAAATATATAGGTATCTGTGTTCCTTTGGAAGAACAGATACACAAAGGAATTCTTTGACAAAATTTGTTGGAGACAAAGTCTACAGTGAAAGAATGAAACAAGCTTTTTTGCCCCTCTACCCCACATaatgctcattaaaaaaatggattaaatCACTGTTAAAAACTCAACACAATTCACTGCAAAACAATGTCCACTCCTTCATTATTCTAAAAGTAAGTTAGtaattaacaaattaaaatcTTTGCTAAGACCTGTCTCCATTCATCAGGAGAGTAGACACAGACATATGAGCACAGCACAATGCAAAGCATAAGCATTAAGTGCTAACTACAGAATTTGTAACAAAATTAACAGTTTCTTGAAATATAGAATGCATAAGAAGTATGTTTTCTTAATGTATAAGatcatacatattttatttttttttcttttaaaccagaTTGGACTTAACTTGAGCTGAAAGACCTGCCTAAACTTGCAGTGAGAGTCAGAAGCAGGACTAATGCTAATCTCAGTAGATATCAAAGACCATGCTTTCAATTCAAAGTTTCTCCAGTAATTACACTGCACATGCAGTATATATGAATACAGcagcatacttttttttcttcctgagaaacTCAAGGGTTTTCAAAAGTAGCAATAGGTGTGAGGAGTAAGCGAACAAAtaggaaataataaataaaattatggtAATTTAAACTGACAAATGTCTGGCCAAGATGGCAgaacaggtttggttttttttttttacaccccCCCTGTCTGCCCCCAGCAGTTCCAACATTGTAAGTTGAAGAAAACACTGTAATTTCACATTGCTTACTACAGACTTACGGTAGCCACACTTCTTGCATCCTGCTCTGATGTTATCCTTGTTTCCACCTGAAAGGCAAAATTTCATCAACCAGGTGTTGGTAAACAGAACTCTCAAGTTTCTTTTAAATCTGGCTTGATAGTATCAATACACAGAAGGAGTGATCCCTCCTCAGAGTATTAAGTACACTaagatctcttaaaaaaaaaccttaaaagtGGAACAGTGCACTTCTAAGTTCACTTTTCTGTGCAGTAATCTATCAGAACAAATTTGGCTACTATAAACTGCTACAGAACATTTAGTTTCACATATTGTCAGATCGTCATTTGATTTATTATGACATTTCCACTGTAATTCTAATAATTATTCATTTCTCTGAAAGCTTATGCATTTTATTTAACAGTATGAACATGGTAATACCTATCTGACATTCCAGTCATCCATAACTAGGCACTACAAGTGTATTTATAAGAACCCCTTCTAGAATGGGAGCAAGCTTATTAAGGTCTTCTCTTGTCTTAAGAGAAGCTTACCAAAGCTCACGCTTGTTCAGCTCCTCATTTCTCAGGATCAAGAAAGTTACGAAGCAACGGCTGTACGTTTAGCTAACATAGATCTAAATACCCTGCAAATAGCACCAGCATTTCTGCCTGTCCTGTTTCACCATCATTCTCAACGGGTCTACTTAAACAACAATCTGGTGTGATACAGACGTTAATCCAGAACAAAAGACGAGGAAGGAAAGCAAGCCTGACAACAACCATTCTGTGGATCTAACTTTAAAGAAGGTGGCTTATACTAACAGACGATAGGAACACAGCGCTTGGTCACCACTCATCCAAAACGTTGAGGACAGGCCCCGCAAGCCTAGAAGGAAGCAACTGCATGGCTGCGCGCATCAACGGCTGGCCTGACACCCCAGCCCCGCCTCCCACCCCGCTCCCACggccttctccctccctccctccatctcccctccGCTGCTCCCACGCCAGCTGGTTTAGAAAACCGCCTGTGCAGACCAGAGCAATGTTCCTGCCGCGGCGGCCCCTGCTGCTTTAGGCAGACGCGCCTCCCCACCGCACACCTCCCACTGCAATGCGCGGTCGCGCGCCCTCCCCACGCAATTTTCCATCAACCCGCCgcttcctcccccttcccaacATGCCGGCCCTCGGACCAGCCGGCTATTGCCCCTTCTCTCCCCGCAGACCCGGCTGGCAGCCCCTTACCCGGCAGAGCCATAGCGCCTTGCACCGACCCCTCGCCGGCCCGGCCCAGGCCCACGGCGGCGCCTCTCCCCGCCGGAAGGCTTTGTCTGGCGCGCTCTCGGGCCGTCCCACTTACAGAGGACGGGGGGACCTCAGTACCAGGCAGGAGCCACGGGAAGGGACTGCAGGTGTCTGGAAAAGTCTCCAGGCTCTTCTGAAATTAATTACATCCTTTGTGGCTCCCACATTTACTCCGACCAGAGACTCATCCCTTTGTCCTCCCTCCTAGCTTGGGCAACCCTAGCTCCCTACCTCCCTCGGCTTTATAGAGGCGCCCAAGATGGCGGGAGGCTCGGGTTGGTAGGAAGCGCTAGTGGAGGCGCAGCCGAGCGTGGAGCACGGGTGGTCGGTCGGTCGGTCACCTGCCGGGACACTCCCTTCCCGACCATGAGTAACATCTACATCCAGGAGCCCCCCACCAACGGCAAGGTGAGGTTTGCCGGGGGCAGGGGCTGCGGTGGgcgaggggcagggcagggcaggccgtCGGGTGGAGGGGAGCTCAACGGCAGCGTGGGTGAGGGGGCTGCGGGTGGCGGGCGGGAATCTGCTGCTGCGGGGGGTGCGGGTGAGGAAACTGTGTTCCGTGGGGGCTTTGCAGGCGAGGGAACTCTGTGCTCCGTGGGGGCTCTGCAGGGGAAGCGGGCTGCGCGCTGTGCGTGGGGAGCGCGGCTGACGGGGCTGCGCCACGCGCGTGCGGGGGGAGTCGAGGGGTGCGCATTCAGCGGGAGGGGGGGTGCACCGGGATTGcttttgagggggggggggtgggtgaaGAAATTCCATGGGAGTGGGGGGACAGGTGAGGAGGATGTGCGGTAtatgtggtggtggtggtttggttaGTTTGAGGCGATATAGCCCTTAAAGACGTTACCCGAGTCAAAGAATGACGGGTACTGGGTGGCTGCGTAACACAAGAGCAGTCCTTGAAgcatttcatttcctctgttctTGGCTATGTCTTAGGTTCTTAATTTTATTATGGTCTCTCACTGAATTTAATGGTATTACTTGTGAGAGAGGTATATGCCTTTCGAGATTTATGGCgtaactgtttttttccccacattatTTCATTATGGAAGTGATAAAGGATATCAAAATTTTCTGTCATGTGTCATGTACCAGGTCATTGGCCTTAAAGCTTTATTATACATACCAGTTCAGAACTGTATCTTAAGTTTGGGCAATACTGTTTAGAATTAACGGTAGCTACCTGGCGCATTTGAATGTCTACTATTGTT encodes:
- the SREK1IP1 gene encoding protein SREK1IP1, whose translation is MALPGGNKDNIRAGCKKCGYPGHLTFECRNFLRVDPQRDIVLDVSSTSSEDSEEEELQRLQAMREKKNLNEEEEKKKQKRKSKEKTKLKRPRKRSSSSSAAEEDGPKSKKQKSHKKEREKEKKNKSKKGKHHKKEKKKRRKEKTSSSDSSDSSSSD